In Eubalaena glacialis isolate mEubGla1 chromosome 4, mEubGla1.1.hap2.+ XY, whole genome shotgun sequence, one DNA window encodes the following:
- the PLK2 gene encoding serine/threonine-protein kinase PLK2 — translation MELLRTITYQPAAGTKMCEQALGKACGGDSKKKRPQPPPEEPQPPQPQVQVQPAAPHHHHHHSHSGAEISRIIVDPTTGKRYCRGKVLGKGGFAKCYEMTDLTNNKVYAAKIIPHSRVAKPHQREKIDKEIELHRILHHKHVVQFYHYFEDKENIYILLEYCSRRSMAHILKARKVLTEPEVRYYLRQIVSGLKYLHEQEILHRDLKLGNFFINEAMELKVGDFGLAARLEPLEHRRRTICGTPNYLSPEVLNKQGHGCESDIWALGCVMYTMLLGRPPFETTNLKETYRCIREARYTMPSSLLAPAKHLIASMLSKNPEDRPSLDDIIRHDFFLQGFTPDRLSSSCCHTVPDFHLSSPAKNFFKKAAAALFGGKKDKARYIDTHNKVAKEDEEIYKLRHDLKKTSITQQPSKHRTDEELQAPTTTVARSGTPAVENKQQIGDAIRMIVRGTLGSCSSSSECLEDSTMGSVADTVARVLRGCLENMPEADCIPKEQLSTSFQWVTKWVDYSNKYGFGYQLSDHTVGVLFNNGAHMSLLPDKKTVHYYAELGQCSVFPATDAPEQFISQVTVLKYFSHYMEENLMDGGDLPSVTDVRRPRLYLLQWLKSDKALMMLFNDGTFQVNFYHDHTKIIICSQNEEYLLTYINEDRISTTFRLTTLLMSGCSLELKNRMEYALNMLLQRCN, via the exons ATGGAGCTCTTGCGGACTATCACCTACCAGCCGGCCGCCGGCACCAAGATGTGCGAGCAGGCGCTGGGCAAGGCTTGCGGCGGGGACTCGAAGAAGAAGCGGCCGCAGCCGCCCCCCGAGGAGCCGCAGCCGCCGCAGCCCCAGGTGCAGGTGCAGCCGGCCGCCccgcaccaccatcaccaccactcgcACTCGGGGGCCGAGATCTCGAGGATTATCGTCGACCCCACGACGGGGAAGCGCTACTGCCGAGGCAAAGTGCTGGGAAAG GGTGGCTTTGCAAAATGTTACGAGATGACAGATTTGACAAACAACAAAGTCTACGCTGCAAAAATTATTCCTCACAGCAGAGTAGCCAAACCTCATCAAAGGGAAAAG attGACAAAGAAATAGAGCTTCACAGAATTCTCCATCACAAGCATGTAGTGCAGTTTTACCACTACTTTGaggacaaagaaaacatttacatCCTTTTGGAATATTGCAGTAGAAGG tCCATGGCTCATATCTTGAAAGCAAGGAAGGTGTTGACAGAGCCAGAAGTCCGATACTACCTCAGGCAGATTGTGTCTGGACTAAAGTACCTTCATGAACAAGAAATCTTGCACAGAGATCTCAAACTAG GAAACTTTTTTATTAATGAAGCCATGGAACTAAAAGTTGGGGACTTTGGTTTGGCAGCCAGGCTGGAACCCTTGGAACACAGAAGGAG AACGATATGTGGTACCCCAAATTATCTTTCTCCTGAAGTCCTCAACAAACAAGGACACGGCTGTGAATCAGACATTTGGGCCTTAGGCTGTGTAAT GTATACAATGTTACTAGGAAGACCCCCATTTGAAACTACAAACCTGAAAGAAACTTACAGGTGCATAAGAGAAGCAAGGTATACAATGCCCTCTTCATTGCTGGCTCCTGCTAAGCACTTAATAGCCAGCATGTTGTCCAAAAATCCAGAAGATCGTCCCAGTTTGGATGACATCATTcgacatgatttttttttgcag GGCTTCACTCCAGACAGACTCTCTTCTAGCTGTTGTCATACAGTTCCAGATTTCCACTTGTCAAGCCCAGCTAAGAATTTCTTTAAGAAAGCAGCTGCTGCTCTTTTTGGTGGCAAAAAAGACAAAGCAAGATATATTGACACACATA ACAAAGTGGCtaaagaagatgaagaaatttACAAGCTTAGGCATGATTTGAAAAAGACTTCGATAACTCAGCAACCCAGCAAACATAGGACAGATGAG GAACTCCAGGCACCTACCACTACAGTTGCCAGATCTGGAACACCCGCAGTGGAAAACAAGCAGCAGATTGGAGATGCTATTCGGATGATAGTCAGAGGAACTCTTGGCAGCTGCAGCAGTAGCAGTGAAT GCCTCGAGGACAGTACCATGGGAAGTGTCGCAGACACAGTGGCAAGAGTCCTTCGAGGATGTCTAGAAAACATGCCAGAAGCTGACTGCATCCCCAAAGAGCAGCTGAGCACTTCCTTTCAGTGGGTCACCAAATGGGTCGACTACTCTAATAAATATGGCTTTGGGTACCAGCTCTCAGACCACACTGTAGGCGTCCTCTTCAACAACGGTGCTCACATGAGCCTCCTTCCAGATAAAAA GACAGTTCACTATTATGCAGAGCTTGGCCAGTGCTCTGTTTTCCCAGCAACAGACGCCCCTGAACAATTCATTAGTCAAGTGACGGTGCTGAAATACTTTTCTCATTACATGGAGGAAAACCTCATGGAC GGTGGAGATCTGCCTAGTGTTACTGATGTTCGAAGACCTCGGCTCTACCTCCTTCAGTGGCTAAAATCTGATAAGGCCTTAATGATGCTCTTCAATGATGGCACCTTTCAG GTGAATTTCTACCATGATCATACAAAAATAATCATCTGTAGCCAAAATGAAGAATACCTTCTCACCTACATCAATGAGGACAGGATATCTACCACGTTTAGACTGACAACTCTGCTGATGTCTGGCTGTTCATTAGAATTAAAAAATCGAATGGAATATGCTCTGAACATGCTCCTACAGAGATGCAACTAA